The proteins below come from a single Drosophila suzukii chromosome X, CBGP_Dsuzu_IsoJpt1.0, whole genome shotgun sequence genomic window:
- the LOC108016760 gene encoding uncharacterized protein CG7065 isoform X2, which translates to MSFLPGEPVPPGFEEEDVTRSAVIQKQIDNYSGGPLIGTEYTIELHEPGQLRPDYFCVLCQTCTDGRSAFVHWTSHAHRIKYLKTHFQKAHEVLQQLKRTPNSAGDLVIATGNLVKSIEEHFGRSRNMLTSSGEDFRRFRGKMCSQVRDTFHFDECAGPDFAEEAQRILRSLKPDESIKISIKTKDLAPAGDGNSNSKGDDNNIISLDAISSDDENFGAPSAPVVQIPKAMLRKKNMAEDASGRGVNRSPPPPGGVVKPQQLPTPKELSIQASIIAQERYKWEKFRCMLELQLKQLRDETETYESNPEKHPDYPDEWKQFWNRRYKQLQEEKKCDPNQYDYKPEWISYWKDRRIELFNISVNKIKKDLKEKFKLGDEDEEKTKELMERYKIRVASPREAPSSASVVNRHKQNFRNNRATGGAAAAPEAVIDISDDEVTSPPTRGRAPFGRRSISRSLSPKRGAGGRRPIRRSRSRSPRHNYRRGSSRSRSRSRSLRRRSRSPLYYRQREHRGHPSRERVPSPGHRDYGDRRSLERERSAEYYSRTEGYARGPPRNYDHVETFRVLDSRVYPEYNMAKVRSISPTVSSIKEKEPSEPVEEGPLTVVSVLRMLSAVEEHLGSLGPKALNLLSKALAMEMVKPNAADDLLLNDDNCVFLETTKEKLKGILIAEVLDDPQKVRVVKKLITNIAAIIFQASTRGITDVIEAKVKANANPAPIQLPFDRNVVAPKLANALVLKGYYDVSTGDMNNLLHLLALLVKTDKQRRQVDNNNGLTFGEIQSKLGLQKETPADNMGIDLDELMKEVENQLNKETLDVIVAGPGAAAKTQPDAAVGGGGSNGMESLTDSDLQTLLQNFKFLSNEEQVHLIGHLRKLEVQEPSRVERLRKYVNLAELSGDGESCSDFLSRVVNIGGATKAPVEKSKSTALIKGGMASSSSGAAIASSAATKIVALSSLTTRRPSTDRERDRDMSSLPINKQRRGRNTPSFMIDDDDDEDDYNFDDLVMKACDSNGNGGAGGGGGSKKSGNAPIIPVESSPNALTFKPAAASKISLKDTESIIANLMGTLSKGGNSGGSSGGSSGGNRNFMINQQQQQKNTPTKGPSMGQKPGQNHGQQQSGVGYPNPGYPAQQQQQQGRNFNQEAQPLMNSGGPDPSQYQNQQPYGGGGGGYHPYAGNGVQQNYGAMGPGHGHGPGHGGYGGHGPGPINPWANNGPPQPPPFNQMPQNFLGAQQQQAPPHYNNMFGGRH; encoded by the exons ATGAGTTTTCTGCCGGGGGAGCCGGTTCCGCCCGGTTTCGAGGAGGAGGATGTGACCCGATCGGCGGTCATTCAAAAGCAGATCGATAACTATAGCGGCGGTCCCCTGATCGGCACCGAGTACACCATCGAGCTGCACGAGCCGGGCCAACTGCGTCCGGATTACTTCTGCGTGCTGTGCCAGACCTGCACAGACGGCCGCAGTGCCTTTGTCCACTGGACATCGCACGCCCATCGCATCAAGTACCTAAAAACGCATTTCCAGAAGGCCCACGAAGTGCTGCAGCAGCTCAAGCGCACGCCCAACAGCGCCGGCGATCTGGTGATTGCCACCGGCAATCTGGTCAAGTCGATTGAGGAGCATTTCGGGCGGTCACGCAACATGTTGACCTCGTCCGGGGAGGATTTTCGCCGCTTTCGAGGCAAAATGTGCAGCCAGGTACGGGATACTTTCCATTTTGATGAATGTGCCGGGCCAGATTTTGCCGAAGAGGCGCAACGCATTTTGCGCAGCTTGAAACCGGATGAGTCTATTAAGATTAGCATCAAGACGAAGGACCTGGCGCCCGCCGGCGATGGTAACAGCAACAGTAAGGGGGatgataacaatataatctcCTTGGACGCCATCTCCAGTGATGATGAGAACTTTGGCGCTCCATCGGCCCCAGTCGTTCAGATCCCAAAGGCGATGCTGCGCAAGAAGAACATGGCCGAAGATGCCAGCGGGCGTGGCGTGAATCGCTCGCCCCCGCCTCCCGGCGGTGTGGTCAAGCCACAGCAGCTGCCCACGCCGAAGGAGCTGTCCATACAGGCCTCCATCATCGCCCAGGAGCGCTATAAGTGGGAGAAGTTCCGTTGTATGCTGGAACTGCAGCTTAAGCAGCTCCGCGACGAAACGGAGACGTACGAATCGAATCCCGAGAAGCATCCCGATTACCCAGATGAGTGGAAACAGTTCTGGAACCGGCGCTACAAGCAGCTGCAGGAGGAGAAGAAGTGCGATCCGAATCAGTACGACTACAAGCCGGAGTGGATTAGTTACTGGAAGGATCGCCGCATCGAGCTGTTTAACATATCGgtgaataaaatcaaaaaggaTCTCAAGGAGAAGTTCAAGCTGGGCGACGAGGACGAGGAGAAGACCAAGGAGCTGATGGAGCGCTACAAGATCCGTGTGGCCAGCCCGAGGGAGGCGCCGTCCAGCGCCAGCGTTGTTAATCGCCACAAGCAGAACTTTCGCAACAATCGGGCGACCGGTGGTGCGGCTGCAGCACCTGAAGCTGTCATTGATATTAGCGATGATGAGGTGACCAGTCCGCCGACACGTGGTCGCGCTCCCTTTGGTCGACGTTCCATATCCCGCTCGTTGTCTCCGAAGCGTGGCGCAGGAGGACGTCGTCCCATCCGGCGTTCGCGCAGCCGTTCGCCGCGTCACAACTACCGGCGTGGATCATCGCGCTCACGATCGCGTTCCCGCAGTCTGAGGCGCAGATCCCGGTCGCCGCTCTACTATCGGCAGCGCGAACATCGTGGTCACCCCTCCAGAGAGCGAGTCCCGTCGCCCGGCCACAGGGATTATGGGGACCGCCGCAGCTTGGAGCGGGAGCGCTCTGCCGAGTACTATTCCCGCACAGAGGGCTATGCTCGAGGGCCACCGCGCAACTACGATCATGTCGAGACATTCCGCGTTCTGGACTCTCGCGTCTATCCCGAATACAACATGGCCAAGGTGCGCTCGATTTCGCCAACCGTCTCATCCATCAAGGAGAAGGAGCCCTCGGAGCCCGTCGAGGAGGGCCCACTGACCGTGGTCAGTGTGCTGCGCATGCTCTCCGCCGTCGAGGAGCACCTGGGCAGCCTGGGGCCAAAGGCCCTCAATCTGCTCAGCAAGGCGCTGGCCATGGAGATGGTCAAGCCGAATGCCGCCGACGATCTGCTGCTGAACGACGATAACTGTGTGTTCCTCGAGACCACCAAGGAGAAGCTGAAGGGCATCCTCATCGCCGAGGTGCTGGACGATCCGCAAAAGGTGCGCGTTGTCAAGAAACTGATCACCAACATAGCAGCCATCATCTTCCAGGCGAGCACCCGAG GTATTACCGATGTCATCGAGGCCAAGGTCAAGGCGAATGCCAATCCGGCGCCCATTCAACTGCCCTTCGACCGGAATGTGGTGGCCCCCAAGCTGGCCAATGCTTTGGTACTCAAGGGCTACTACGATGTGAGCACCGGCGACATGAACAATCTGCTGCACTTGCTCGCGCTGCTGGTGAAGACGGACAAACAGCGCCGTCAGGTGGATAATAATAATGGCCTGACCTTCGGGGAGATTCAGTCGAAGCTTGGCCTGCAAAAGGAGACGCCGGCCGATAATATGGGCATCGATCTGGACGAGCTGATGAAGGAGGTGGAGAACCAGCTGAACAAGGAGACCTTGGACGTGATTGTCGCCGGTCCGGGAGCAGCGGCCAAGACTCAACCGGATGCCGCCGTCGGCGGTGGCGGCAGCAACGGCATGGAGTCACTGACCGACTCCGATCTTCAgaccctactgcagaacttcAAGTTCTTATCGAACGAGGAACAGGTGCATCTTATTGGCCATCTGCGCAAGCTGGAGGTCCAGGAGCCGTCGCGCGTGGAGCGCCTGCGCAAGTATGTGAATCTGGCGGAGCTGAGTGGTGATGGCGAGTCCTGCAGTGATTTCCTGTCGCGCGTGGTGAACATTGGTGGGGCAACGAAGGCTCCGGTAGAGAAATCCAAGTCCACGGCTTTGATAAAGGGGGGCAtggcctcctcctcctccggcgCCGCTATCGCCTCCTCGGCCGCCACCAAGATTGTAGCTCTCTCCTCGCTGACCACGCGACGTCCCAGCACGGATCGTGAACGGGATCGCGATATGTCCAGCCTGCCTATCAATAAGCAGCGACGCGGCCGAAACACGCCCAGCTTCATGATTGACGACGATGACGACGAAGACGACTATAACTTTGACGATTTGGTAATGAAGGCCTGCGATTCGAATGGTAACGGCGGCGCCGGTGGTGGTGGCGGCTCCAAAAAGTCCGGAAACGCGCCCATTATACCCGTGGAATCATCACCAAATGCTCTTACTTTCAAGCCAGCTGCTGCCTCCAAGATCTCGCTGAAGGACACCGAAAGCATTATAGCCAATCTGATGGGCACTTTAAGCAAGGGCGGGAATTCTGGAGGATCGAGTGGCGGCTCCTCAGGAGGTAATCGCAACTTTATGATaaaccagcagcaacagcagaaGAATACACCGACCAAAGGGCCGAGTATGGGTCAAAAGCCGGGCCAGAACCATGGCCAACAGCAGTCGGGTGTGGGCTATCCCAATCCGGGCTATCCTgcacagcaacagcagcagcagggcCGGAACTTTAACCAGGAAGCCCAGCCCTTGATGAACAGCGGCGGACCCGATCCCAGCCAGTATCAAAATCAGCAGCCCtacggcggcggcggcggcggctaTCATCCGTATGCGGGCAATGGTGTGCAGCAGAACTATGGGGCCATGGGACCCGGACATGGACACGGACCTGGCCATGGAGGCTATGGTGGCCATGGCCCTGGCCCAATAAACCCTTGGGCCAACAATGGACCGCCGCAGCCGCCGCCCTTCAATCAGATGCCCCAGAACTTTTTGGGCGCCCAGCAACAGCAGGCGCCTCCGCATTATAACAACATGTTTGGGGGACGTCATTAG
- the LOC108016760 gene encoding uncharacterized protein CG7065 isoform X1: protein MSFLPGEPVPPGFEEEDVTRSAVIQKQIDNYSGGPLIGTEYTIELHEPGQLRPDYFCVLCQTCTDGRSAFVHWTSHAHRIKYLKTHFQKAHEVLQQLKRTPNSAGDLVIATGNLVKSIEEHFGRSRNMLTSSGEDFRRFRGKMCSQVRDTFHFDECAGPDFAEEAQRILRSLKPDESIKISIKTKDLAPAGDGNSNSKGDDNNIISLDAISSDDENFGAPSAPVVQIPKAMLRKKNMAEDASGRGVNRSPPPPGGVVKPQQLPTPKELSIQASIIAQERYKWEKFRCMLELQLKQLRDETETYESNPEKHPDYPDEWKQFWNRRYKQLQEEKKCDPNQYDYKPEWISYWKDRRIELFNISVNKIKKDLKEKFKLGDEDEEKTKELMERYKIRVASPREAPSSASVVNRHKQNFRNNRATGGAAAAPEAVIDISDDEVTSPPTRGRAPFGRRSISRSLSPKRGAGGRRPIRRSRSRSPRHNYRRGSSRSRSRSRSLRRRSRSPLYYRQREHRGHPSRERVPSPGHRDYGDRRSLERERSAEYYSRTEGYARGPPRNYDHVETFRVLDSRVYPEYNMAKVRSISPTVSSIKEKEPSEPVEEGPLTVVSVLRMLSAVEEHLGSLGPKALNLLSKALAMEMVKPNAADDLLLNDDNCVFLETTKEKLKGILIAEVLDDPQKVRVVKKLITNIAAIIFQASTREVRGAEGITDVIEAKVKANANPAPIQLPFDRNVVAPKLANALVLKGYYDVSTGDMNNLLHLLALLVKTDKQRRQVDNNNGLTFGEIQSKLGLQKETPADNMGIDLDELMKEVENQLNKETLDVIVAGPGAAAKTQPDAAVGGGGSNGMESLTDSDLQTLLQNFKFLSNEEQVHLIGHLRKLEVQEPSRVERLRKYVNLAELSGDGESCSDFLSRVVNIGGATKAPVEKSKSTALIKGGMASSSSGAAIASSAATKIVALSSLTTRRPSTDRERDRDMSSLPINKQRRGRNTPSFMIDDDDDEDDYNFDDLVMKACDSNGNGGAGGGGGSKKSGNAPIIPVESSPNALTFKPAAASKISLKDTESIIANLMGTLSKGGNSGGSSGGSSGGNRNFMINQQQQQKNTPTKGPSMGQKPGQNHGQQQSGVGYPNPGYPAQQQQQQGRNFNQEAQPLMNSGGPDPSQYQNQQPYGGGGGGYHPYAGNGVQQNYGAMGPGHGHGPGHGGYGGHGPGPINPWANNGPPQPPPFNQMPQNFLGAQQQQAPPHYNNMFGGRH from the exons ATGAGTTTTCTGCCGGGGGAGCCGGTTCCGCCCGGTTTCGAGGAGGAGGATGTGACCCGATCGGCGGTCATTCAAAAGCAGATCGATAACTATAGCGGCGGTCCCCTGATCGGCACCGAGTACACCATCGAGCTGCACGAGCCGGGCCAACTGCGTCCGGATTACTTCTGCGTGCTGTGCCAGACCTGCACAGACGGCCGCAGTGCCTTTGTCCACTGGACATCGCACGCCCATCGCATCAAGTACCTAAAAACGCATTTCCAGAAGGCCCACGAAGTGCTGCAGCAGCTCAAGCGCACGCCCAACAGCGCCGGCGATCTGGTGATTGCCACCGGCAATCTGGTCAAGTCGATTGAGGAGCATTTCGGGCGGTCACGCAACATGTTGACCTCGTCCGGGGAGGATTTTCGCCGCTTTCGAGGCAAAATGTGCAGCCAGGTACGGGATACTTTCCATTTTGATGAATGTGCCGGGCCAGATTTTGCCGAAGAGGCGCAACGCATTTTGCGCAGCTTGAAACCGGATGAGTCTATTAAGATTAGCATCAAGACGAAGGACCTGGCGCCCGCCGGCGATGGTAACAGCAACAGTAAGGGGGatgataacaatataatctcCTTGGACGCCATCTCCAGTGATGATGAGAACTTTGGCGCTCCATCGGCCCCAGTCGTTCAGATCCCAAAGGCGATGCTGCGCAAGAAGAACATGGCCGAAGATGCCAGCGGGCGTGGCGTGAATCGCTCGCCCCCGCCTCCCGGCGGTGTGGTCAAGCCACAGCAGCTGCCCACGCCGAAGGAGCTGTCCATACAGGCCTCCATCATCGCCCAGGAGCGCTATAAGTGGGAGAAGTTCCGTTGTATGCTGGAACTGCAGCTTAAGCAGCTCCGCGACGAAACGGAGACGTACGAATCGAATCCCGAGAAGCATCCCGATTACCCAGATGAGTGGAAACAGTTCTGGAACCGGCGCTACAAGCAGCTGCAGGAGGAGAAGAAGTGCGATCCGAATCAGTACGACTACAAGCCGGAGTGGATTAGTTACTGGAAGGATCGCCGCATCGAGCTGTTTAACATATCGgtgaataaaatcaaaaaggaTCTCAAGGAGAAGTTCAAGCTGGGCGACGAGGACGAGGAGAAGACCAAGGAGCTGATGGAGCGCTACAAGATCCGTGTGGCCAGCCCGAGGGAGGCGCCGTCCAGCGCCAGCGTTGTTAATCGCCACAAGCAGAACTTTCGCAACAATCGGGCGACCGGTGGTGCGGCTGCAGCACCTGAAGCTGTCATTGATATTAGCGATGATGAGGTGACCAGTCCGCCGACACGTGGTCGCGCTCCCTTTGGTCGACGTTCCATATCCCGCTCGTTGTCTCCGAAGCGTGGCGCAGGAGGACGTCGTCCCATCCGGCGTTCGCGCAGCCGTTCGCCGCGTCACAACTACCGGCGTGGATCATCGCGCTCACGATCGCGTTCCCGCAGTCTGAGGCGCAGATCCCGGTCGCCGCTCTACTATCGGCAGCGCGAACATCGTGGTCACCCCTCCAGAGAGCGAGTCCCGTCGCCCGGCCACAGGGATTATGGGGACCGCCGCAGCTTGGAGCGGGAGCGCTCTGCCGAGTACTATTCCCGCACAGAGGGCTATGCTCGAGGGCCACCGCGCAACTACGATCATGTCGAGACATTCCGCGTTCTGGACTCTCGCGTCTATCCCGAATACAACATGGCCAAGGTGCGCTCGATTTCGCCAACCGTCTCATCCATCAAGGAGAAGGAGCCCTCGGAGCCCGTCGAGGAGGGCCCACTGACCGTGGTCAGTGTGCTGCGCATGCTCTCCGCCGTCGAGGAGCACCTGGGCAGCCTGGGGCCAAAGGCCCTCAATCTGCTCAGCAAGGCGCTGGCCATGGAGATGGTCAAGCCGAATGCCGCCGACGATCTGCTGCTGAACGACGATAACTGTGTGTTCCTCGAGACCACCAAGGAGAAGCTGAAGGGCATCCTCATCGCCGAGGTGCTGGACGATCCGCAAAAGGTGCGCGTTGTCAAGAAACTGATCACCAACATAGCAGCCATCATCTTCCAGGCGAGCACCCGAG AGGTTAGAGGAGCAGAAG GTATTACCGATGTCATCGAGGCCAAGGTCAAGGCGAATGCCAATCCGGCGCCCATTCAACTGCCCTTCGACCGGAATGTGGTGGCCCCCAAGCTGGCCAATGCTTTGGTACTCAAGGGCTACTACGATGTGAGCACCGGCGACATGAACAATCTGCTGCACTTGCTCGCGCTGCTGGTGAAGACGGACAAACAGCGCCGTCAGGTGGATAATAATAATGGCCTGACCTTCGGGGAGATTCAGTCGAAGCTTGGCCTGCAAAAGGAGACGCCGGCCGATAATATGGGCATCGATCTGGACGAGCTGATGAAGGAGGTGGAGAACCAGCTGAACAAGGAGACCTTGGACGTGATTGTCGCCGGTCCGGGAGCAGCGGCCAAGACTCAACCGGATGCCGCCGTCGGCGGTGGCGGCAGCAACGGCATGGAGTCACTGACCGACTCCGATCTTCAgaccctactgcagaacttcAAGTTCTTATCGAACGAGGAACAGGTGCATCTTATTGGCCATCTGCGCAAGCTGGAGGTCCAGGAGCCGTCGCGCGTGGAGCGCCTGCGCAAGTATGTGAATCTGGCGGAGCTGAGTGGTGATGGCGAGTCCTGCAGTGATTTCCTGTCGCGCGTGGTGAACATTGGTGGGGCAACGAAGGCTCCGGTAGAGAAATCCAAGTCCACGGCTTTGATAAAGGGGGGCAtggcctcctcctcctccggcgCCGCTATCGCCTCCTCGGCCGCCACCAAGATTGTAGCTCTCTCCTCGCTGACCACGCGACGTCCCAGCACGGATCGTGAACGGGATCGCGATATGTCCAGCCTGCCTATCAATAAGCAGCGACGCGGCCGAAACACGCCCAGCTTCATGATTGACGACGATGACGACGAAGACGACTATAACTTTGACGATTTGGTAATGAAGGCCTGCGATTCGAATGGTAACGGCGGCGCCGGTGGTGGTGGCGGCTCCAAAAAGTCCGGAAACGCGCCCATTATACCCGTGGAATCATCACCAAATGCTCTTACTTTCAAGCCAGCTGCTGCCTCCAAGATCTCGCTGAAGGACACCGAAAGCATTATAGCCAATCTGATGGGCACTTTAAGCAAGGGCGGGAATTCTGGAGGATCGAGTGGCGGCTCCTCAGGAGGTAATCGCAACTTTATGATaaaccagcagcaacagcagaaGAATACACCGACCAAAGGGCCGAGTATGGGTCAAAAGCCGGGCCAGAACCATGGCCAACAGCAGTCGGGTGTGGGCTATCCCAATCCGGGCTATCCTgcacagcaacagcagcagcagggcCGGAACTTTAACCAGGAAGCCCAGCCCTTGATGAACAGCGGCGGACCCGATCCCAGCCAGTATCAAAATCAGCAGCCCtacggcggcggcggcggcggctaTCATCCGTATGCGGGCAATGGTGTGCAGCAGAACTATGGGGCCATGGGACCCGGACATGGACACGGACCTGGCCATGGAGGCTATGGTGGCCATGGCCCTGGCCCAATAAACCCTTGGGCCAACAATGGACCGCCGCAGCCGCCGCCCTTCAATCAGATGCCCCAGAACTTTTTGGGCGCCCAGCAACAGCAGGCGCCTCCGCATTATAACAACATGTTTGGGGGACGTCATTAG
- the fh gene encoding frataxin homolog, mitochondrial yields MFAGRLLARLNRKQTCLATIGSWRMSQGLVGQVNLPRTPTAGTQAIQLEEPSASRRFFSSQIETESTLDSASYERVCSDTLDGLCDYFEQLTENAPELQGTDVAYGDGVLTVNLGHKHGTYVINRQTPNKQIWLSSPTSGPKRFDFVGTVAAGRWIYKHSGQSLHELLQDEIPGILNSQSVDFLHLPYCS; encoded by the exons ATGTTTGCCGGTCGTTTGCTCGCCCGCCTGAACCGCAAGCAGACATGTTTGGCCACAATTGGAAGCTGGCGAATGTCTCAGGGACTCGTCGGCCAAGTGAACTTGCCCAGGACACCAACTGCAGGCACACAAGCGATTCAATTGGAGGAACCCAGTGCAAGCCGGCGCTTTTTCAGCAGCCAAATTGAGACGGAATCCACATTGGACAGTGCCTCCTACGAACGAGTGTGCTCCGACACcctggatggtctgtgcgaCTACTTCGAGCAGCTCACCGAGAACGCCCCCGAGCTCCAGGGCACCGATGTAGCCTACGGC GATGGCGTGCTCACCGTGAACTTGGGACACAAGCATGGCACCTACGTGATCAACCGGCAGACGCCCAATAAGCAGATCTGGCTCAGTTCGCCCACCAGCGGTCCCAAGCGATTCGACTTTGTGGGCACCGTGGCGGCGGGCAGGTGGATCTACAAGCACAGTGGTCAGTCGCTGCACGAATTGCTGCAGGATGAGATACCCGGCATACTGAATTCCCAGTCCGTGGACTTTCTGCACTTGCCATACTGTAGTTGA
- the Bap111 gene encoding uncharacterized protein Bap111, whose amino-acid sequence MALPSNYKQIAVGGQGPGSATPLQGVVGGSGGGTSGGSRSRSSGGGGGADRNKDQTPIFTHSNYGNPAFTPQKVTKSSSSKNQNESRLPKPPKPPEKPILPYMRYSKRVWDSVKAQHPELKLWELGKKIGAMWKLLPEDEKTEFIDEYEAEKLEYEKSLKAYHQTPAYQAYMSAKSKVKTDVDMHETPSRGGGSKSQHERRIDIQPAEDEDDQDEGYTAKHLAYARYLRNHRLINEIFSEAVVPDVRSVVTTTRMQVLKRQVSSLTMHQTKLEAELQQMEEKFEAKKQRMVESSEAFQEELKRHCKPAVDEDTFQKMVHRMYEDIKRDRQRLDEPSANNSTNPVAAAAAAAPVVRSEEAAKPPTQPGQPSATPATQEAPAPAVPPKETPPAVKPATPNPTPSATPTPTPSVHVHETASKTDPEPMDIEPPPKPSVPPPPIKPEKLEMAAALPPQSTLVEPPKSEPAKVMAQPGKVPTPVPTPTPPPEVAPVVTAASPAATTTTTTTPTPPPVQQQVPLAQQQGGPAPPPGMPQMHPHPGHPPPGHSLMPPHMGPHQPPPGMPGLPPPPPHTGYANYGGPPHGPPPGPPGGPARPYYQPQYGGHPTPQPYYAPFSPYQQSYGPPPGSHYMSPRPPPPQHNGNPGHPYAPEHGSNPPPPPQQQPPPSHLHEPSGGPGAPGGGPGAATAAVAAAATAGGGVYPTPGAGAGPGAPPPVGGAPLGEAAVTGGAAPPATAPGKHTETEKHEAD is encoded by the coding sequence ATGGCCCTGCCCAGCAACTACAAGCAGATAGCCGTGGGCGGCCAGGGACCCGGCTCGGCCACGCCGCTGCAGGGCGTCGTGGGAGGCAGCGGTGGCGGCACCAGCGGCGGTAGCCGGTCGCGATCATCCGGCGGAGGCGGTGGAGCCGATCGCAACAAGGACCAGACGCCCATCTTCACGCACAGCAACTACGGCAATCCGGCCTTCACTCCACAGAAAGTGACCAAGTCGTCGAGCAGCAAGAACCAGAACGAATCGCGGCTAcccaaaccgcccaagccgcCGGAGAAGCCTATCCTGCCGTACATGCGGTACTCGAAACGCGTTTGGGATAGTGTCAAGGCCCAGCATCCCGAGCTGAAGCTCTGGGAGCTGGGCAAGAAGATCGGGGCCATGTGGAAGCTGCTGCCCGAGGATGAGAAGACCGAGTTCATCGACGAGTACGAGGCGGAGAAGCTCGAGTACGAGAAATCGCTAAAGGCCTACCACCAGACGCCCGCCTACCAGGCCTACATGTCGGCCAAGAGCAAGGTGAAGACCGATGTTGACATGCACGAGACTCCCTCGCGCGGCGGCGGCAGTAAGTCACAGCACGAGCGGCGCATTGATATCCAGCCGGCGGAGGACGAAGATGATCAGGACGAGGGCTACACGGCCAAACACCTGGCCTACGCCCGCTACCTGAGGAACCATCGGCTGATCAACGAGATCTTCTCGGAAGCCGTGGTGCCCGACGTGCGATCCGTGGTGACCACCACGCGGATGCAGGTGCTCAAGCGGCAGGTCAGCTCGCTGACGATGCACCAAACCAAGCTGGAAGCGGAACTGCAGCAGATGGAGGAGAAGTTCGAGGCCAAGAAGCAGCGCATGGTGGAGTCCAGCGAGGCCTTCCAGGAGGAGCTAAAGCGCCACTGCAAGCCGGCAGTGGACGAGGACACCTTCCAAAAGATGGTGCATCGCATGTACGAGGACATCAAGCGTGATCGCCAGCGATTGGATGAACCGAGTGCAAATAACTCTACGAATCCggttgccgctgctgctgctgccgctccTGTGGTGCGGAGCGAGGAGGCGGCAAAGCCTCCAACTCAGCCGGGCCAGCCAAGTGCCACGCCCGCTACCCAGGAGGCGCCAGCGCCTGCAGTGCCGCCCAAGGAGACACCGCCAGCTGTGAAGCCAGCCACGCCAAATCCCACACCGAGCGCGACGCCCACTCCTACACCATCGGTGCATGTCCATGAAACGGCCAGCAAAACGGATCCCGAGCCCATGGACATTGAGCCGCCGCCCAAGCCTTCGGTGCCGCCGCCGCCCATTAAGCCGGAGAAGCTGGAGATGGCCGCTGCCCTGCCGCCGCAGTCTACGCTCGTCGAGCCCCCGAAATCAGAGCCCGCCAAGGTGATGGCCCAGCCCGGCAAGGTGCCCACACCAGTTCCGACGCCCACGCCGCCTCCAGAGGTGGCTCCAGTGGTGACCGCAGCAAGTCCTGCGGCGACGacaacgacgacgacgacacCAACGCCACCGCCGGTGCAACAGCAGGTGCCTCTGGCCCAGCAACAGGGCGGTCCAGCTCCTCCGCCAGGCATGCCCCAGATGCATCCACATCCCGGGCATCCGCCGCCCGGCCATTCCCTAATGCCACCGCACATGGGGCCACACCAGCCGCCGCCAGGAATGCCGGGCCTGCCACCTCCACCTCCGCACACGGGCTATGCCAACTACGGGGGACCACCGCATGGCCCACCTCCTGGTCCACCGGGTGGACCCGCACGGCCGTACTACCAGCCTCAATACGGAGGACATCCCACGCCGCAGCCCTACTACGCGCCCTTCTCGCCGTATCAGCAATCCTACGGCCCGCCACCCGGGTCACATTATATGTCACCGCGCCCGCCGCCGCCACAGCACAATGGCAATCCCGGACATCCGTATGCACCCGAGCACGGAAGCAATCCGCCACCTCCACCACAGCAGCAACCGCCGCCGAGTCACCTCCACGAGCCAAGTGGAGGACCAGGTGCTCCAGGCGGAGGACCAGGAGCGGCGACGGCAGCAGTAGCAGCGGCAGCAACGGCTGGGGGCGGAGTGTATCCCACGCCTGGAGCAGGAGCGGGACCGGGAGCCCCGCCACCAGTTGGAGGAGCACCGCTGGGCGAGGCAGCAGTAACTGGCGGAGCTGCACCCCCGGCAA